The DNA sequence ACCGCGGCGGCCGACCACTCCCCCGACGGGATCTCCTCGAACTGGGGCTGGTCCATCACCGGTCACCTCCGACCACGTGCAGAGCCGGACGGCCGGCGGGCGCGACGGGGGCGGGGGCGGTGTCGTTGCGGACCAGGTCCCGCAGGGCACGCAGCCCAGCCAGACCCAAGTCGACGTGCCCGAGCCGCTCGTTGCCGTCCAGGCGGGTGAACGTGACCCGGATGACCGGCTGCTCCTGCATCCGGTTCTTGCGGGCAGCCCAGGCGCGGACGATGTCGGTGAGGTGGTAGCCGACCGTGTTCACGACGGCGGTCAGGTCGCGGGCCATCACACGTTCACCGTCTTGAGGACGCGGTCACTGCCGGTCCAGGTGGCGCCGGTGTAGTGGGTGGCGTTGGTGTGCAGGTCCTGGACGAGGACCGCGAACCGGGCGGCGTTGCGGCGGAGGATGCGGCGGGCTTCGGAGGGGTCGGTGACGACGGCGATGACCTGGAACAGGCCGGTCGCGTTGTCGTACACCGTGCCCGGCCTGCGCGGGCCGATCTGCTGCGCGGTGACCCGGCGCAGGGCCTCGTCGGCCGGGTTGGTGTCGGTGCGGCTGGTGGCCGCGAGTCCGCTACGGTTTTCCATGGGTCGCTCCTGGTTGAGGCTGGTAGCGATCTGCCGGGTCCTTCGGGGCCCCCGAGAGGCCTGGGTGGTAGGACACCTGGGCCTCTTCGGCTTCCTGAGCCGCCGTCATCTCCGACAACTGACACGTTATTAGGTACCTCTTGGACGTGTCAAGTAACTTGCAAATGAGATAGGCTCTACTTGACGGAACATCAGAGAGGAAGGATGCGATGCCTCAGGCAGAGATCATCAAGGCGCTCACCGACGCGATCGACTCAGGCATCTACAAGTACGGCGACAGCTTGCCGTCCACCAGGAAGCTGGCTGACGAGTACGGCACCAGCCAGCAGACGGTGGCCTCGGCGCTCGCGGTCATGGCCGGCATGGGCATGGTGCAGGTGCAGCGCGGCGCCGGTACGAAGGTCATCACGGGTCGGCGCGGGCACATCAAGCTGGGCACGTACCGGTCCGCCAACCGCACGGTGCCGACAGGAATGACCGCCTGGGCGAGGGACGCTGGCGAAGGCGCTAAGGAGGGACCGACTCAGGTCAGTCAGACCATCTCTACGGACGCCGATGTCGACACTGGTATCCCGGCCGGGACGGAGGTTGTTGAGCGAGCGCGCACGCGATTCGCTGCGGACGGCGCCCCGATGCAGCACAAGCGGACCCTGGTGACCGTCGAGGC is a window from the Streptomyces seoulensis genome containing:
- a CDS encoding GntR family transcriptional regulator; amino-acid sequence: MPQAEIIKALTDAIDSGIYKYGDSLPSTRKLADEYGTSQQTVASALAVMAGMGMVQVQRGAGTKVITGRRGHIKLGTYRSANRTVPTGMTAWARDAGEGAKEGPTQVSQTISTDADVDTGIPAGTEVVERARTRFAADGAPMQHKRTLVTVEAATLTPQGWTGLPPMMSPGDVIPPDGMSIAKWLGMGVERVVYDICTSPVSGAAAVALTLPEGTPCLRIVSRGIRGDGQVAYATVTTAPLRSSISLEIRDDEGGSA